One stretch of Pyrenophora tritici-repentis strain M4 chromosome 4, whole genome shotgun sequence DNA includes these proteins:
- a CDS encoding XynA, Beta-1,4-xylanase, with translation MKKAGREFVGTALTIHNETREQEIIKQEFNSFTPENAMKFESLHPSRYNYTFDDPDRYAAYAKKNNLEIHCHTLVWHSQLPAWVSEGGFDNKTLISIMEDHIKTVMTRYQSVCTRWDVVNEALFDNGTYRTSVWYNTIGEAYLPIAFRLANKYRGKAQLFYNDYNLEYNDNKTAGAVRIAKLIKSYGVRIDGVGYQAHLAIESTPTSPGAAPDQKTLEAALHATADLGLDVVYTELDLRMNTPATPEKLQVQAEYFERVAKSCMAVKRCIGITLWGISDKYSWIPGTFKGEGAALVWDDKYEKKPAYAGLIAGIRAPKGQ, from the coding sequence ATGAAGAAGGCGGGACGAGAGTTCGTCGGCACAGCCCTGACTATCCACAACGAGACTCGTGAACAAGAGATCATCAAGCAGGAATTCAACTCCTTCACCCCGGAAAACGCGATGAAGTTTGAGTCTCTGCATCCATCTCGTTACAACTACACTTTCGATGACCCCGACCGCTATGCGGCTTATGCCAAGAAGAACAACCTTGAAATACACTGCCACACTTTGGTCTGGCACTCCCAGCTTCCTGCGTGGGTTTCTGAGGGCGGCTTCGACAACAAGACCCTCATCAGCATCATGGAGGACCACATCAAGACCGTCATGACCCGCTACCAGAGCGTCTGCACACGCTGGGATGTTGTAAATGAGGCTTTGTTCGACAACGGCACCTACCGCACCAGTGTCTGGTACAACACCATCGGCGAGGCCTACCTCCCCATCGCTTTCCGCCTCGCCAACAAGTACCGCGGCAAGGCGCAACTGTTCTACAATGACTACAACCTCGAGTACAACGACAACAAGACCGCAGGTGCCGTCCGTATCGCCAAGCTCATCAAATCCTACGGCGTTCGCATCGACGGTGTTGGCTACCAGGCCCATCTTGCCATCGAGTCCACACCTACTTCTCCAGGTGCTGCTCCCGACCAGAAGACCCTAGAAGCTGCTCTCCACGCGACTGCCGACCTGGGTCTCGACGTTGTCTACACTGAGCTTGATCTTCGCATGAACACTCCTGCCACCCCTGAGAAGCTCCAGGTTCAGGCCGAGTATTTCGAACGAGTAGCCAAATCTTGCATGGCTGTCAAGAGGTGCATTGGCATTACTCTTTGGGGTATCTCTGACAAGTACTCTTGGATCCCGGGAACCTTCAAGGGAGAGGGCGCTGCACTTGTGTGGGACGACAAATATGAGAAGAAGCCTGCGTATGCCGGACTCATCGCGGGCATCAGAGCTCCCAAGGGTCAGTAG